In Anomaloglossus baeobatrachus isolate aAnoBae1 chromosome 10, aAnoBae1.hap1, whole genome shotgun sequence, the genomic window GTGCAGTCAATACAAATCATTCCATATATCGGACTGGCAGCAGATGGGAGAGCCGGGTGCCCAGTGTAcaatgtgtccacccgtatcctgtatacaccgcacctatatacagtgtgtccacccgtatcctgtatacaccgcacctatatacagcgtgtccacccgtatcctgtatacaccgcacctatatacagcgtgtccacccgtatcctgtatacaccgcacctatatacagcgtgtccacccgtatcctgtatacaccgcacctatatacagcgtgtccacccgtatcctgtatacaccgcacctatatacagcgtgtccacccgtatcctgtatacaccgcacctatatacagcgtgtccacccgtatcctgtatacaccgcacctatatacagcgtgtccacccgtatcctgtatacaccgcacctatatacagcgtgtccacccgtatcctctatacaccgcacctatatacagcgtgtccacccgtatcctctatacaccgcacctatatacagcgtgtccacccgtatcctctatacaccgcacctatatacagcgtgtccacccgtatcctctatacaccgcacctatatacagcgtgtccacccgtatcctctatacaccgcacctatatacagcgtgtccacccgtatcctctatacaccgcacctatatacagcgtgtccacccgtatcctctatacaccgcacctatatacagcgtgtccacccgtatcctctatacaccgcacctatatacagcgtgtccacccgtatcctctatacaccgcacctatatacagcgtgtccacccgtatcctctatacaccgcacctatatacagcgtgtccacccgtatcctctatacaccgcacctatatacagcgtgtccacccgtatcctctatacaccgcacctatatacagcgtgtccacc contains:
- the LOC142254414 gene encoding uncharacterized protein LOC142254414 — protein: MRQCSQYKSFHISDWQQMGEPGAQCTMCPPRVHPYPVYTAPIYSVSTRILYTPHLYTACPPVSSIHRTYIQRVHPYPLYTAPIYSVSTRILYTPHLYTACPPVSSIHRTYIQRVHPYPLYTAPIYSVSTRILYTPHLYTACPPVSSIHRTYIQRVHPYPLYTAPIYSVSTRILYTPHLYTACPPVSSIHRTYIQRVHPYPLYTAPIYSVSTRILYTPHLYTACPPVSSIHRTYIQRVHPYPLYTAPIYSVSTRILYTPHLYTACPPVSSIHRTYIQRVHPCPLYTAPIYSVSTRVLYTPHLYTACPPVSSIHRTYIQRVHPYPLYTAPIYSVSTRILYTLHLYTACPPVSCIHCTYIQRVYPYPVYTAPIYSVSTRILYTLHLYTVCPPVSCPPPVT